Proteins encoded by one window of Candidatus Methylomirabilota bacterium:
- a CDS encoding VOC family protein yields the protein MPERDPAERLDELVETILTRGGPGAGAVDDAQLAALLRLAADLRGLPREDFRERLEAQLAITAARAPRGDDMITAITHVRAGFHAITPYLRIPQAADLLEFMTRAFGATETFRTIGSAGGLHAEARIEDSMVMVGGFEGMSAMPTAFHLYVEDADSTYRRALAAGAITLHPPVDQSYGDREASVRDPFGNHWYIATHTATPRGGHRPTGLRAVTPYLHRDAGGLIDFLKAAFAAEETDRHQSPDGVIHHAKVRIGDSFVEMGEAHGQWQPMPAAFYLYVEDADALYARALRAGATSVQPPADQPYGDRTAHVRDPHDNVWFIATHRPGRSD from the coding sequence ATGCCTGAGCGAGATCCGGCCGAGCGACTCGACGAGCTCGTGGAGACGATCCTGACCCGCGGGGGCCCAGGGGCGGGCGCCGTCGACGACGCGCAACTGGCGGCGCTGCTGCGTCTGGCCGCGGATCTGCGCGGACTCCCGCGCGAGGACTTTCGAGAGCGACTGGAGGCGCAGCTGGCCATCACCGCGGCACGCGCGCCGAGAGGAGACGACATGATCACCGCAATCACACACGTCCGTGCGGGCTTCCACGCGATCACTCCCTATCTCAGAATCCCACAGGCCGCGGACCTGCTCGAGTTCATGACGCGCGCATTCGGGGCGACGGAGACGTTCCGCACCATCGGATCCGCGGGCGGGCTGCATGCCGAGGCGCGGATCGAGGACTCCATGGTGATGGTCGGTGGCTTCGAAGGCATGTCGGCGATGCCGACCGCGTTCCATCTCTACGTCGAGGACGCGGACTCGACGTACAGGCGGGCGCTCGCGGCGGGTGCCATCACCTTGCACCCGCCGGTGGACCAGTCGTACGGAGACCGAGAAGCGTCAGTGAGAGATCCGTTCGGCAATCACTGGTACATCGCCACCCACACCGCGACGCCACGCGGCGGCCACCGGCCCACGGGTCTGCGCGCCGTCACGCCGTACTTGCATCGCGACGCCGGCGGGCTGATCGACTTCCTGAAGGCGGCCTTCGCGGCCGAGGAAACCGACCGCCACCAGTCGCCAGATGGCGTGATCCATCACGCGAAGGTCCGTATCGGCGATTCGTTCGTCGAGATGGGCGAAGCGCACGGCCAGTGGCAGCCGATGCCTGCCGCGTTCTACCTCTACGTGGAGGACGCGGACGCGCTCTACGCGCGGGCGCTGCGCGCGGGGGCGACGTCGGTACAGCCGCCGGCGGATCAGCCGTACGGCGATCGCACCGCTCACGTGCGAGACCCGCACGACAACGTCTGGTTCATCGCGACGCACCGGCCAGGGAGGAGCGACTAG
- a CDS encoding catalase family peroxidase: MSAPATSQAVIAQLVETMRALAGPHAGFRPVHAKGLVCAGTFRPSAQARGMTRASHFQGGPVPTVVRFSNSNGNPDVHDGVPNVRSMSVKFQLADGKAADILANSIEGFVARTPEELLEFLRAQLPDPATGKPAPDGVPKFLASHPAAAAFVGRLMQKPVPASYAQTSYHAEHAFLFTAADGSRRFGRYHFVPEAGEAALSPEEAGKRSPSFLRDELESRLRTSPAAFRLLLQVAAEGDPTDDPTALWPADRPRVELGRLEVTGISPTSAQDERRLVFDPTNRTDGIDLSNDPILLARSAAYAISYERRSKGE; encoded by the coding sequence ATGTCTGCACCCGCCACGTCTCAAGCCGTCATCGCCCAGCTCGTCGAAACCATGAGGGCGCTGGCCGGCCCGCACGCCGGCTTCCGCCCCGTGCACGCCAAGGGCCTCGTCTGCGCGGGGACGTTTCGCCCATCCGCGCAGGCGCGCGGCATGACCCGCGCCTCGCATTTCCAGGGCGGTCCGGTGCCGACCGTCGTCCGCTTCTCCAACTCCAACGGCAACCCCGACGTGCACGACGGTGTGCCCAACGTGCGGTCGATGTCGGTGAAGTTCCAGCTGGCGGACGGGAAGGCGGCCGACATCCTGGCCAACTCGATCGAGGGCTTCGTGGCCCGGACACCCGAGGAGCTTCTCGAGTTCCTCCGGGCCCAGCTCCCGGACCCGGCCACCGGCAAGCCCGCTCCCGACGGCGTGCCGAAGTTTCTCGCTAGCCATCCGGCCGCGGCGGCCTTCGTCGGACGCCTGATGCAGAAGCCGGTGCCCGCCAGCTACGCGCAGACCAGCTACCACGCCGAGCACGCGTTCCTGTTCACCGCCGCCGACGGCTCGCGGCGCTTCGGCCGCTATCACTTCGTCCCCGAGGCGGGCGAGGCGGCGCTGTCTCCCGAGGAGGCGGGCAAGCGCAGCCCGAGCTTCCTGCGCGACGAGCTGGAGAGCCGCCTGCGCACCAGCCCCGCCGCCTTCCGCCTGCTCCTGCAGGTCGCCGCGGAGGGCGATCCGACCGATGATCCCACCGCGCTGTGGCCGGCGGATCGCCCGCGGGTCGAGCTGGGGCGCCTGGAGGTGACCGGCATCTCGCCGACGAGCGCTCAGGACGAGCGGCGGCTGGTCTTCGACCCCACCAACCGCACGGACGGCATCGATCTCTCGAACGATCCGATCCTGCTCGCGCGGTCGGCCGCCTACGCCATCTCCTACGAGCGCCGCAGCAAGGGCGAGTGA
- a CDS encoding ABC transporter permease, with protein sequence MDRPRPRPYWTMFVGPYGLYLLVFLVLPFANVALLSVYLHSPTKIAVAEFTSANYAKLFELYYANLFVRTLRLSVVVTLVCVVLGYPLAYLLARSTSRVMTLGLFLLIMPLMVSTVIRVFGWVVILGSEGLVNQALRLAGAADGVRLLYTEAAVILGLAQQSMPFMVLPIMAAIERIPPSLEEAAQNLGANWGQMFARTIVPLSMPGLVSGTLLVFSVSMSAFITPALMGGRRVRMVGQQIYEEVLTAYDWPGAASLTIVLVVLMLALVSLALWATGRRARLETARR encoded by the coding sequence ATGGACCGACCCCGCCCCCGGCCGTACTGGACGATGTTCGTCGGGCCGTACGGGCTCTATCTCCTGGTCTTCCTCGTCCTGCCATTCGCCAACGTGGCACTCCTGAGCGTGTACCTCCACTCGCCGACCAAGATCGCGGTGGCGGAGTTCACGAGCGCCAACTACGCGAAGCTCTTCGAGCTGTACTACGCCAACCTGTTCGTGCGCACGCTTCGGCTGTCGGTCGTCGTCACGCTCGTATGCGTGGTGCTCGGCTACCCCCTGGCATATCTCCTCGCCCGGTCGACGTCGCGAGTCATGACCCTCGGCCTGTTCCTCCTCATCATGCCGCTCATGGTCAGCACGGTGATCCGCGTGTTCGGCTGGGTCGTCATCCTCGGCAGCGAGGGGCTCGTCAACCAGGCGCTCCGGCTCGCGGGCGCGGCTGACGGCGTGCGGCTGCTCTACACCGAAGCGGCGGTCATCCTCGGCCTCGCCCAGCAGAGCATGCCGTTCATGGTCCTGCCGATCATGGCGGCGATCGAGCGCATTCCGCCGAGCCTCGAGGAGGCGGCCCAGAACCTCGGCGCGAATTGGGGCCAGATGTTCGCGCGGACCATCGTGCCGCTGAGCATGCCCGGTCTCGTCTCCGGCACGCTGCTCGTCTTCAGCGTGTCGATGAGCGCCTTCATCACGCCCGCCCTCATGGGGGGGCGTCGCGTGCGGATGGTGGGCCAGCAGATCTACGAGGAGGTGCTCACGGCCTACGACTGGCCGGGAGCCGCGAGCCTGACCATCGTCCTCGTGGTGTTGATGCTGGCGCTCGTCAGCCTGGCCCTGTGGGCCACCGGGCGCCGGGCGCGGCTGGAGACGGCGCGGCGATGA
- a CDS encoding ABC transporter permease, whose product MTGRPPRFLWPFVVVVYVLLLAPLVVVITVSFGSTSTFDFPPKGLSLKWYQAFFASEMFVRSFFRVSQVIGLSTALVATLIGTLSAIGLVRLSFRGRRAIETFFLSPLLVPHILLGAAIYLYLARLAWPTSSSTLLVGHIVIATPYVIRCVTAGLVGMDPRLEEAAMSLGATRPQAFFKVTLPLLRSSLVTGAVFAFIISFSDINLALFLAGANAPSLPVHIFSQIQFEADPSIAAASALQIAIVGGLILLVQRVFGLRLMV is encoded by the coding sequence ATGACCGGCCGCCCCCCGCGGTTTCTCTGGCCCTTCGTGGTCGTCGTCTACGTCCTGCTGCTGGCCCCGCTCGTGGTGGTGATCACCGTGTCCTTCGGCTCGACCTCGACCTTCGACTTCCCGCCCAAAGGGCTCTCCCTCAAGTGGTACCAAGCGTTCTTCGCCAGCGAGATGTTCGTTCGCTCGTTCTTTCGCGTGAGCCAGGTGATCGGGCTGTCGACGGCGCTCGTGGCCACGCTCATCGGCACGCTGTCGGCGATCGGCCTCGTGCGCCTTTCGTTCCGCGGCCGCCGGGCGATCGAAACGTTCTTCCTGTCGCCGCTCCTGGTGCCGCACATCCTGCTCGGCGCCGCTATCTACCTCTACCTGGCGCGGCTCGCGTGGCCCACGTCATCGTCGACGTTGCTGGTCGGCCACATCGTCATCGCGACACCTTATGTCATCCGCTGCGTGACGGCCGGCCTGGTCGGGATGGACCCGCGCCTGGAAGAGGCGGCGATGAGCCTCGGCGCCACTCGTCCCCAGGCGTTCTTCAAGGTGACGCTGCCGCTGCTCCGGTCGAGCCTGGTGACGGGCGCGGTGTTCGCCTTCATCATCTCGTTCAGCGACATCAACCTGGCCCTCTTCCTCGCGGGCGCCAACGCGCCCAGCCTCCCCGTGCACATCTTCTCGCAGATCCAATTCGAGGCCGACCCGTCCATCGCCGCCGCTTCGGCGCTGCAGATCGCGATCGTCGGCGGGCTCATCCTTCTGGTGCAGCGCGTCTTCGGTCTCCGGCTGATGGTGTGA
- a CDS encoding extracellular solute-binding protein: MRTEISRRDMMRTLGLGAAAIAAAELGDTQPAWAEDAFTIASTGGSWGDGLKQAYVVNAGFEKRFNTPVSYAHMIDSVIATKAIAQCGNPPFTVPALLNAEAVMLADGGCLHDYDLGIVTNYKDLLPGTFEAPRAGLKSYWAAHTQIVMGLVYNTKRVTTKPTSFNDLASAKYKGKIGVPAYGWVGIQWLHALNQSLGGTPDNIDPGMKAIAELTKKNDAVIMENTDVTLKAFTREEIWMMPFWNGRCFSLQAEGVPVDIVYPKGSLQVGNGFPILKGTKFERQAQQFVNITLDAEYQIEMTKRFRYPPSNKKAKLPPELAHYALKDADLKNMMPLDFQKMNQHRAAYLARWNKEVLG; the protein is encoded by the coding sequence ATGCGAACAGAGATCTCACGGCGCGACATGATGCGAACCCTGGGCCTGGGGGCGGCGGCGATTGCGGCGGCCGAGCTGGGCGACACGCAACCCGCCTGGGCCGAGGACGCCTTCACCATTGCCTCGACGGGCGGGTCGTGGGGCGACGGCCTGAAGCAGGCGTACGTGGTGAACGCCGGCTTCGAGAAGCGCTTCAACACCCCGGTCAGCTACGCGCACATGATCGATTCGGTGATTGCCACCAAGGCCATCGCCCAGTGCGGGAATCCGCCGTTCACCGTCCCCGCGCTCCTGAACGCCGAGGCGGTGATGCTGGCCGACGGCGGCTGCCTCCACGACTACGATCTCGGCATCGTCACCAACTACAAGGACCTGCTACCGGGAACCTTCGAGGCGCCGCGGGCTGGGCTCAAGTCGTACTGGGCCGCCCACACGCAGATCGTCATGGGCCTCGTCTACAACACCAAGCGCGTCACCACCAAGCCGACCTCGTTCAACGACCTGGCCAGTGCCAAGTACAAGGGCAAGATCGGCGTTCCGGCCTATGGCTGGGTCGGCATCCAGTGGCTGCACGCGTTGAACCAGTCCCTCGGGGGCACCCCCGACAACATCGATCCGGGCATGAAGGCCATCGCGGAGCTGACCAAGAAGAACGACGCGGTCATCATGGAGAACACCGACGTGACGCTCAAGGCGTTCACGCGCGAGGAGATCTGGATGATGCCGTTCTGGAACGGCCGCTGCTTCTCGCTGCAGGCGGAGGGCGTGCCGGTGGACATCGTGTACCCGAAGGGCAGCCTCCAGGTCGGCAATGGGTTCCCCATCCTCAAGGGCACGAAGTTCGAGCGGCAGGCCCAGCAGTTCGTCAACATCACCCTGGATGCCGAGTACCAGATCGAGATGACAAAGCGCTTCCGCTATCCGCCGTCCAACAAGAAGGCGAAGCTGCCGCCGGAGCTGGCGCACTATGCCCTGAAGGACGCCGACCTCAAGAACATGATGCCGCTGGACTTCCAGAAGATGAACCAGCACCGCGCGGCCTACCTCGCCCGCTGGAACAAGGAGGTGCTGGGCTAG
- a CDS encoding TerC family protein: protein MLAAPFEAEFLARLGTIVVIDLMLAGDNALVIALAVRSLPKRQQLLGRVFGTAGAVLLRIILIALAIALLKIPFLQLIGGLVLVGIAFKLVRPTAEEGKHVRQGSSLRSAIGIIIVADLVMSLDNVLGVAAAAHGDMRLVVFGIALSIPIVVWGSGLLARLMNRAPWVIWLGGAVLGYVAGDMILDDEALRSWLGEAAAPFVQIIPIALATVLGGLGWWFAEKPSRVASPK from the coding sequence GTGCTGGCCGCTCCTTTCGAGGCGGAGTTCTTGGCCCGGCTGGGAACCATCGTGGTCATCGACCTGATGCTCGCCGGTGACAATGCGCTCGTCATCGCCCTCGCCGTGCGCTCATTGCCGAAACGCCAACAGCTGCTCGGCCGTGTCTTCGGTACGGCGGGAGCCGTCCTGCTCCGCATCATCCTGATCGCGCTCGCCATCGCGCTCCTGAAAATCCCGTTCTTGCAACTCATAGGGGGGCTCGTGCTCGTCGGGATTGCCTTCAAGCTTGTCCGTCCTACGGCGGAAGAGGGGAAACATGTCCGGCAAGGCAGCTCTCTGCGCAGCGCGATCGGGATCATCATCGTGGCGGACTTGGTGATGAGTCTCGACAATGTGCTCGGGGTGGCGGCCGCGGCCCACGGCGACATGCGGCTGGTCGTGTTCGGGATCGCCCTCTCCATCCCGATTGTCGTGTGGGGCAGCGGCCTGCTCGCGCGGCTGATGAACCGGGCTCCCTGGGTCATCTGGCTGGGGGGCGCCGTTCTCGGCTACGTCGCCGGCGATATGATTCTCGATGACGAGGCGCTCCGCTCATGGCTCGGTGAGGCGGCGGCGCCTTTCGTTCAGATCATTCCGATCGCCCTGGCCACGGTTCTCGGC
- a CDS encoding ABC transporter ATP-binding protein, whose product MAGGKVKLDVRGLTRRFSPHVTVGPLSFQVMEGEFFSLLGPSGCGKTTTLRCIGGFEILSDGSIELDGQRLDDRPPHRRDVGLVFQNYALFPHLTVFDNIAFGLRLRKVDKGQIGRRIAQMLELVDLPNIADRYPAQLSGGQQQRVAIARSLVLEPSLLLFDEPLSNLDFKLRIQMRYELRDLQRRLGKTAVYVTHDQTEALALSDRIAVLSQGRIEQVGTPSEIYERPATAFVADFIGSSNILTARVCAPGSGAGTAVETEQGLALSIPHVPDATGAAVTLLLRPERFQMVADSDGGSAVANRFSARVRDVTYLGEDLHLRVLALEKQPLLVSIKNSKGTRAITSGAAIDLAIDPEDIHVLRR is encoded by the coding sequence GTGGCCGGCGGCAAGGTCAAGCTGGACGTCAGGGGGCTGACCAGGCGCTTCTCGCCGCACGTGACGGTCGGCCCCCTGTCGTTTCAGGTGATGGAGGGCGAGTTCTTTTCGTTGCTCGGTCCGAGCGGCTGCGGCAAGACGACGACGCTGCGCTGCATCGGGGGGTTCGAAATCCTGTCTGACGGCTCGATCGAGCTGGACGGTCAGCGGCTCGACGACCGGCCCCCGCACCGCCGGGACGTCGGGCTCGTGTTCCAGAACTACGCGCTGTTTCCCCATCTGACGGTGTTCGACAACATCGCGTTCGGGCTGCGCCTGCGCAAGGTCGACAAGGGGCAGATCGGGCGCCGGATCGCCCAGATGCTGGAGCTGGTCGATCTGCCGAACATCGCGGACCGCTACCCGGCCCAGCTCTCGGGCGGGCAGCAGCAACGGGTCGCGATCGCCCGATCGCTGGTGCTGGAGCCGAGCCTGCTCCTGTTCGACGAGCCGCTGTCCAACCTGGACTTCAAGCTACGCATCCAGATGCGCTACGAGCTGCGCGATCTGCAACGCCGGCTCGGGAAGACGGCGGTCTACGTCACCCACGATCAGACCGAGGCGCTCGCCCTGTCCGACCGCATCGCCGTCCTGTCACAGGGTCGGATCGAGCAAGTCGGCACGCCGAGCGAGATTTACGAGCGGCCGGCCACCGCCTTCGTTGCCGATTTCATCGGCAGCTCGAACATTCTGACCGCGCGAGTCTGTGCCCCGGGGAGCGGCGCCGGCACCGCGGTGGAGACCGAGCAGGGGCTCGCTCTCTCGATCCCGCATGTTCCGGACGCCACGGGCGCGGCGGTGACGCTGCTGCTGCGCCCCGAGCGATTCCAGATGGTGGCGGACAGCGATGGCGGCTCGGCCGTCGCCAATCGCTTCAGCGCGCGCGTGCGCGACGTCACGTATCTGGGAGAGGATCTGCACCTGCGCGTGCTCGCCCTGGAGAAACAGCCTTTGCTGGTGTCGATCAAGAACAGCAAGGGCACCCGCGCCATCACCTCGGGCGCTGCGATCGATCTGGCGATCGACCCCGAAGACATCCACGTGCTGCGGCGGTAG
- a CDS encoding alpha/beta fold hydrolase encodes MPGFTRPDAEIYYEVHGSGHPLLLFAPGGLRSQLEYWRSSPSNPSAPPPWMNPMVDLASRFTVVGMDQRNAGKSRGAATETHGWHTYAGDHLALMDHLGHRRFHVMGGCIGATYCLMLCELAPERISAAVLQNPIGLHENRDTWEEAVSGFAKTMLARDPSLTEDVIQKFGHNMFGGDFVFSVSRDFVRRCPTPLLLQPGTDKPHPAATSAEIASLAPNLEIQKDWRGPTHLAESIRRVTDFLAHHTPTS; translated from the coding sequence ATGCCAGGCTTCACGCGCCCTGATGCAGAGATCTACTACGAAGTGCACGGGTCGGGTCATCCGTTGCTGCTCTTCGCGCCGGGAGGACTGCGCTCGCAGCTCGAGTACTGGCGCTCCAGTCCGAGCAACCCGTCGGCGCCGCCGCCGTGGATGAATCCGATGGTCGACCTGGCCAGCCGGTTCACGGTGGTCGGCATGGATCAGCGCAATGCCGGCAAGTCACGCGGCGCCGCGACGGAGACCCACGGCTGGCACACGTATGCAGGCGATCACCTGGCGCTGATGGATCACCTCGGCCATCGCCGCTTCCACGTTATGGGCGGCTGCATCGGGGCCACCTACTGCCTGATGCTGTGCGAGCTGGCGCCCGAGCGGATCAGCGCCGCCGTCCTGCAGAACCCCATCGGCCTGCACGAGAACCGCGACACCTGGGAGGAGGCGGTCAGCGGCTTCGCCAAGACCATGCTGGCCCGGGATCCGTCGCTGACCGAGGATGTCATCCAGAAGTTCGGCCACAACATGTTCGGCGGCGACTTCGTCTTCTCGGTGAGCCGCGACTTCGTGCGCCGCTGCCCCACGCCTCTCTTGCTGCAGCCCGGCACCGACAAGCCGCACCCCGCGGCGACCAGCGCCGAGATCGCCAGCCTCGCGCCCAACCTCGAGATCCAGAAGGACTGGCGCGGCCCCACGCATCTGGCCGAGTCGATCCGCCGTGTTACCGACTTCCTGGCGCACCACACGCCCACGTCGTGA
- a CDS encoding sigma-70 family RNA polymerase sigma factor — protein sequence MVNAERVPDEQGADPDERALIETAQRDPRRFAELYAMYFDRVYAFIARRVPARSDAQDLTAEVFQQALANLGRFEWRGVPLAAWLYRIAGSAVADHYHRIARERRVPPDPDPPAAEARDVTRRASVYQAVRALPDDQGRVIRMRFAEEKSIREIAQALGRTEGAIKQLQFRALQNLRARLDQDNA from the coding sequence ATGGTGAACGCAGAACGAGTCCCGGACGAGCAGGGAGCGGACCCCGACGAGCGGGCGCTGATCGAGACCGCCCAGCGGGACCCGCGTCGCTTCGCCGAGCTCTACGCGATGTACTTCGACCGCGTGTACGCCTTCATCGCCCGGCGTGTGCCCGCGCGCTCGGACGCCCAGGACCTGACCGCCGAGGTCTTTCAACAGGCGCTCGCCAATCTCGGTCGGTTCGAGTGGCGGGGGGTGCCGCTCGCGGCCTGGCTCTACAGGATCGCGGGCAGCGCGGTCGCTGACCATTACCATCGCATCGCCCGGGAGCGGAGGGTGCCGCCCGACCCGGACCCGCCGGCCGCGGAGGCTCGGGATGTCACGCGCCGCGCCTCCGTCTACCAAGCCGTCCGCGCCCTGCCCGACGATCAGGGCCGCGTCATCCGGATGCGCTTCGCCGAAGAGAAGAGCATCCGGGAGATCGCGCAGGCCCTCGGGCGGACCGAAGGGGCTATCAAGCAGCTGCAGTTCCGCGCCCTCCAGAACTTGAGAGCGCGATTGGATCAGGACAATGCCTGA